The Coffea arabica cultivar ET-39 chromosome 4e, Coffea Arabica ET-39 HiFi, whole genome shotgun sequence genome includes a window with the following:
- the LOC113742235 gene encoding transportin MOS14 isoform X2, which produces MELQNTVTEALNALYHHPDDAVRMQADRWLQNFQRTIDAWQVADNLLHDTASNQETLIFCSQTLRSKVQRDFEELPSEAFRPLRDSLNMLLKTFHKGPPKVRTQISLAVAALAVHVPADDWGDGGIVNWIMDEINSHPEYLPSFLELLRVLPEEAFNYKISARPDRRRQFEKELASAMEVALSILTACLNFNEFKEQILEAFASWLRLRHRIPASMLASNPLVLTALSSLTSDVLSEASVNVISELIHYTAARYSDGVSSQLPLIQVIVPQVMNLKPQLRDPSKDEEDVKAIARLFADMGDSYVELIATGSDESMLIVHALLEVASHPEFDIASMTFNFWHNLQMILTDRDFFISSGNEASIEAERSRRLQIFHPSYESLVALVIFKVQYPADYAELSREDQKDFKQTRYAVADVLIDGALVLGGEATLKILYMKLVEALSCCGKDSSTDWRPAEAALYCIRAISDFVSVVESEIMPQIMSLFPKLPHQPQLLQTVCLTIGAYSKWLDASSSGLSFLPSVIDILVSGMSISEDTAAAASLAFRHICDDCCKKLCGSLDGLFQIYQRAVIGESTFKVSAEDSLHLVEALSKVITELPSEHAKKALEALCLPAVAPLQEIISQGPLVLGQKTARELTVHVDRLANIFSRAWDMRTMESLCRACKNAVRTSKRFMGVTVGAILEEIQGLYKQHHQPCFLYLSSEVIKIFGSDPTCANYLKILIESLFSQTTCLLTRIQEFTSRPDIADDCFLLASRCIRYCPQLFFPSPIFPPLVDCSMVGMTIQHREASNSILNFLSDIFDISKSSQGEIYLPIRDNVIVPRGPSITRILVACLTGALPNSQVETVTYALLALSRAYGVKTLEWAKETVSLIPSTAVTELERSKFLQALSNAQLGKDINDLKLPIEELSEVCRRNRTVQEIVQGALRPLELHIVTVS; this is translated from the exons ATGGAGCTGCAAAACACAGTCACAGAAGCCCTAAACGCACTTTACCACCACCCGGATGACGCCGTTCGCATGCAAGCTGATCGatggcttcaaaattttcagcGAACAATCGATGCTTGGcag GTGGCTGATAATCTGCTTCATGATACTGCTAGTAATCAAGAAACTCTGATCTTCTGTTCACAAACGCTTAGAAGCAAG GTACAACGGGATTTTGAAGAATTGCCTTCTGAAGCTTTTCGTCCTTTACGAGATTCTTTAAAT ATGCTACTGAAGACATTTCACAAAGGTCCCCCCAAAGTTAGAACACAG ATTAGCCTTGCAGTTGCTGCGTTGGCTGTTCATGTACCTGCAGATGATTGGGGAGATGGTGGTATCGTTAATTGGATAATGGATGAGATAAACTCTCATCCTGAATATCTTCCAAGTTTTCTGGAGCTTCTTAGAGTCTTGCCCGAG GAAGCATTCAACTACAAGATATCAGCTCGGCCCGATAGACGCCGTCAATTTGAAAAAGAACTTGCTTCTGCCATGGAGGTTGCCCTTAGCATCTTGACTGCTTGTTTGAATTTCAATGAATTCAAGGAGCAG ATCCTTGAGGCTTTTGCTTCTTGGCTACGGCTAAGGCATAG GATCCCTGCATCTATGCTTGCTTCAAATCCGCTAGTGCTTACAGCTCTCTCAAGTCTGACCTCCGATGTGCTTTCAGAAGCCTCAGTTAATG TTATTTCTGAATTGATACACTACACAGCAGCTAGATACTCTGATGGAGTTTCTTCACAATTACCCTTAATTCAAGTAATTGTCCCACAAGTTATGAATCTAAAGCCACAACTTAGAGATCCATCCAAG GATGAGGAAGATGTAAAGGCCATTGCACGTCTATTTGCTGACATGGGCGATTCATATGTTGAATTGATTGCGACTG GATCTGATGAATCAATGCTGATTGTGCATGCATTACTTGAAGTTGCTTCACATCCAGAGTTTGACATTGCGTCAATGACTTTTAACTTCTGGCATAACCTGCAGATGATATTGACTGATAG GGATTTTTTCATATCTTCTGGTAATGAAGCTTCCATTGAAGCTGAAAGAAGTCGCAGGCTGCAGATTTTCCATCCATCATACGAGTCACTTGTTGCCTTG GTTATATTTAAAGTTCAATATCCTGCGGATTATGCAGAGTTGTCAAGGGAGGATCAAAAGGATTTTAAGCAAACTAGATATG CTGTTGCTGATGTCTTAATTGATGGAGCACTAGTTTTAGGTGGTGAAGCAACGCTGAAAATTCTGTATATGAAGCTTGTTGAG gctttaagTTGCTGTGGGAAGGATAGCAGTACAGATTGGCGTCCTGCTGAAGCTGCTCTGTATTGTATACGCGCTATATCAGATTTTGTTTCAGTCGTGGAATCTGAAATTATGCCGCAG ATTATGTCCTTGTTCCCGAAACTTCCTCATCAACCTCAATTACTGCAGACAG TATGTTTAACAATTGGAGCTTATTCAAAATGGCTTGATGCTTCGTCAAGTGGGCTTTCATTCCTTCCATCTGTCATAGATATTCTTGTTAGTGGTATGAGTATATCTGAAGATACAGCAGCGGCGGCTTCTTTGGCATTTAGACACATATGTGATG ATTGTTGCAAAAAACTGTGTGGGTCCTTAGATGGTTTGTTTCAAATATACCAAAGGGCAGTGATTGGAGAAAGTACTTTCAAGGTTTCAGCTGAAGATTCATTACATCTTGTTGAAGCTTTAAG CAAGGTAATCACGGAACTTCCTTCAGAGCATGCTAAGAAAGCCCTGGAAGCATTGTGCTTGCCAGCTGTTGCTCCTTTACAG GAGATTATTAGTCAAGGACCCTTGGTATTGGGGCAAAAAACTGCTCGTGAGCTTACTGTACATGTTGATCGACTTGCAAATATTTTTAG TCGTGCATGGGACATGCGGACAATGGAATCTCTTTGTCGGGCTTGCAAAAATGCT GTGAGAACTTCTAAAAGGTTTATGGGAGTGACAGTTGGAGCAATTCTAGAGGAGATACAAGGACTGTACaaacaacaccaccaaccatGTTTCCTTTATCTCTCCAGTGAGGTTATTAAG ATATTTGGATCTGATCCTACTTGTGCAAACTACTTAAAAATATTGATCGAGTCTCTCTTTAGCCAAACAACATGCCTGCTAACGCGTATTCAGGAATTTACCTCCCGGCCAGACATAGCTGATGACTGTTTTTTGTTGGCGTCGAGGTGTATACGTTACTGTCCTCAGCTATTTTTCCCATCACCAATATTTCCACCATTAGTAGATTGTTCCATGGTTGGCATGACTATACAGCATAg GGAGGCTTCAAATTCTATATTGAACTTCTTGTCTGATATATTTGATATCAGCAAATCTAGTCAAGGAGAAATTTATTTACCTATAAGGGATAATGTTATAGTTCCTCGTGGGCCTAGCATTACCAGAATTTTGGTAGCATGCCTAACTGGAGCTCTTCCAAATTCACAAGTTGAAACG GTGACGTATGCGCTGCTAGCACTTTCTCGAGCTTATGGAGTTAAAACTCTTGAATGGGCCAAGGAGACTGTTTCTTTAATTCCATCTACAGCTGTTACGGAATTGGAAAGATCAAAGTTTTTACAAGCTTTGTCAAATGCACAACTTGGAAAGGATATTAATGATCTTAAGCTTCCAATTGAAGAGCTGTCAGAGGTTTGCCGGCGTAACCGGACAGTTCAAGAGATTGTTCAAGGAGCTTTAAGGCCGCTTGAATTGCACATAGTTACTGTATCATAG
- the LOC113742235 gene encoding transportin MOS14 isoform X1, with the protein MELQNTVTEALNALYHHPDDAVRMQADRWLQNFQRTIDAWQVADNLLHDTASNQETLIFCSQTLRSKVQRDFEELPSEAFRPLRDSLNMLLKTFHKGPPKVRTQISLAVAALAVHVPADDWGDGGIVNWIMDEINSHPEYLPSFLELLRVLPEEAFNYKISARPDRRRQFEKELASAMEVALSILTACLNFNEFKEQILEAFASWLRLRHRIPASMLASNPLVLTALSSLTSDVLSEASVNVISELIHYTAARYSDGVSSQLPLIQVIVPQVMNLKPQLRDPSKDEEDVKAIARLFADMGDSYVELIATGSDESMLIVHALLEVASHPEFDIASMTFNFWHNLQMILTDRDFFISSGNEASIEAERSRRLQIFHPSYESLVALVIFKVQYPADYAELSREDQKDFKQTRYAVADVLIDGALVLGGEATLKILYMKLVEALSCCGKDSSTDWRPAEAALYCIRAISDFVSVVESEIMPQIMSLFPKLPHQPQLLQTVCLTIGAYSKWLDASSSGLSFLPSVIDILVSGMSISEDTAAAASLAFRHICDDCCKKLCGSLDGLFQIYQRAVIGESTFKVSAEDSLHLVEALSKVITELPSEHAKKALEALCLPAVAPLQEIISQGPLVLGQKTARELTVHVDRLANIFRHVNHPEAVADTIHRLWPLFKAIFDLRAWDMRTMESLCRACKNAVRTSKRFMGVTVGAILEEIQGLYKQHHQPCFLYLSSEVIKIFGSDPTCANYLKILIESLFSQTTCLLTRIQEFTSRPDIADDCFLLASRCIRYCPQLFFPSPIFPPLVDCSMVGMTIQHREASNSILNFLSDIFDISKSSQGEIYLPIRDNVIVPRGPSITRILVACLTGALPNSQVETVTYALLALSRAYGVKTLEWAKETVSLIPSTAVTELERSKFLQALSNAQLGKDINDLKLPIEELSEVCRRNRTVQEIVQGALRPLELHIVTVS; encoded by the exons ATGGAGCTGCAAAACACAGTCACAGAAGCCCTAAACGCACTTTACCACCACCCGGATGACGCCGTTCGCATGCAAGCTGATCGatggcttcaaaattttcagcGAACAATCGATGCTTGGcag GTGGCTGATAATCTGCTTCATGATACTGCTAGTAATCAAGAAACTCTGATCTTCTGTTCACAAACGCTTAGAAGCAAG GTACAACGGGATTTTGAAGAATTGCCTTCTGAAGCTTTTCGTCCTTTACGAGATTCTTTAAAT ATGCTACTGAAGACATTTCACAAAGGTCCCCCCAAAGTTAGAACACAG ATTAGCCTTGCAGTTGCTGCGTTGGCTGTTCATGTACCTGCAGATGATTGGGGAGATGGTGGTATCGTTAATTGGATAATGGATGAGATAAACTCTCATCCTGAATATCTTCCAAGTTTTCTGGAGCTTCTTAGAGTCTTGCCCGAG GAAGCATTCAACTACAAGATATCAGCTCGGCCCGATAGACGCCGTCAATTTGAAAAAGAACTTGCTTCTGCCATGGAGGTTGCCCTTAGCATCTTGACTGCTTGTTTGAATTTCAATGAATTCAAGGAGCAG ATCCTTGAGGCTTTTGCTTCTTGGCTACGGCTAAGGCATAG GATCCCTGCATCTATGCTTGCTTCAAATCCGCTAGTGCTTACAGCTCTCTCAAGTCTGACCTCCGATGTGCTTTCAGAAGCCTCAGTTAATG TTATTTCTGAATTGATACACTACACAGCAGCTAGATACTCTGATGGAGTTTCTTCACAATTACCCTTAATTCAAGTAATTGTCCCACAAGTTATGAATCTAAAGCCACAACTTAGAGATCCATCCAAG GATGAGGAAGATGTAAAGGCCATTGCACGTCTATTTGCTGACATGGGCGATTCATATGTTGAATTGATTGCGACTG GATCTGATGAATCAATGCTGATTGTGCATGCATTACTTGAAGTTGCTTCACATCCAGAGTTTGACATTGCGTCAATGACTTTTAACTTCTGGCATAACCTGCAGATGATATTGACTGATAG GGATTTTTTCATATCTTCTGGTAATGAAGCTTCCATTGAAGCTGAAAGAAGTCGCAGGCTGCAGATTTTCCATCCATCATACGAGTCACTTGTTGCCTTG GTTATATTTAAAGTTCAATATCCTGCGGATTATGCAGAGTTGTCAAGGGAGGATCAAAAGGATTTTAAGCAAACTAGATATG CTGTTGCTGATGTCTTAATTGATGGAGCACTAGTTTTAGGTGGTGAAGCAACGCTGAAAATTCTGTATATGAAGCTTGTTGAG gctttaagTTGCTGTGGGAAGGATAGCAGTACAGATTGGCGTCCTGCTGAAGCTGCTCTGTATTGTATACGCGCTATATCAGATTTTGTTTCAGTCGTGGAATCTGAAATTATGCCGCAG ATTATGTCCTTGTTCCCGAAACTTCCTCATCAACCTCAATTACTGCAGACAG TATGTTTAACAATTGGAGCTTATTCAAAATGGCTTGATGCTTCGTCAAGTGGGCTTTCATTCCTTCCATCTGTCATAGATATTCTTGTTAGTGGTATGAGTATATCTGAAGATACAGCAGCGGCGGCTTCTTTGGCATTTAGACACATATGTGATG ATTGTTGCAAAAAACTGTGTGGGTCCTTAGATGGTTTGTTTCAAATATACCAAAGGGCAGTGATTGGAGAAAGTACTTTCAAGGTTTCAGCTGAAGATTCATTACATCTTGTTGAAGCTTTAAG CAAGGTAATCACGGAACTTCCTTCAGAGCATGCTAAGAAAGCCCTGGAAGCATTGTGCTTGCCAGCTGTTGCTCCTTTACAG GAGATTATTAGTCAAGGACCCTTGGTATTGGGGCAAAAAACTGCTCGTGAGCTTACTGTACATGTTGATCGACTTGCAAATATTTTTAG ACATGTAAATCATCCAGAAGCTGTGGCAGACACAATTCATAGGCTTTGGCCACTTTTCAAAGCCATCTTTGATCT TCGTGCATGGGACATGCGGACAATGGAATCTCTTTGTCGGGCTTGCAAAAATGCT GTGAGAACTTCTAAAAGGTTTATGGGAGTGACAGTTGGAGCAATTCTAGAGGAGATACAAGGACTGTACaaacaacaccaccaaccatGTTTCCTTTATCTCTCCAGTGAGGTTATTAAG ATATTTGGATCTGATCCTACTTGTGCAAACTACTTAAAAATATTGATCGAGTCTCTCTTTAGCCAAACAACATGCCTGCTAACGCGTATTCAGGAATTTACCTCCCGGCCAGACATAGCTGATGACTGTTTTTTGTTGGCGTCGAGGTGTATACGTTACTGTCCTCAGCTATTTTTCCCATCACCAATATTTCCACCATTAGTAGATTGTTCCATGGTTGGCATGACTATACAGCATAg GGAGGCTTCAAATTCTATATTGAACTTCTTGTCTGATATATTTGATATCAGCAAATCTAGTCAAGGAGAAATTTATTTACCTATAAGGGATAATGTTATAGTTCCTCGTGGGCCTAGCATTACCAGAATTTTGGTAGCATGCCTAACTGGAGCTCTTCCAAATTCACAAGTTGAAACG GTGACGTATGCGCTGCTAGCACTTTCTCGAGCTTATGGAGTTAAAACTCTTGAATGGGCCAAGGAGACTGTTTCTTTAATTCCATCTACAGCTGTTACGGAATTGGAAAGATCAAAGTTTTTACAAGCTTTGTCAAATGCACAACTTGGAAAGGATATTAATGATCTTAAGCTTCCAATTGAAGAGCTGTCAGAGGTTTGCCGGCGTAACCGGACAGTTCAAGAGATTGTTCAAGGAGCTTTAAGGCCGCTTGAATTGCACATAGTTACTGTATCATAG
- the LOC113742235 gene encoding transportin MOS14 isoform X3, which produces MLLKTFHKGPPKVRTQISLAVAALAVHVPADDWGDGGIVNWIMDEINSHPEYLPSFLELLRVLPEEAFNYKISARPDRRRQFEKELASAMEVALSILTACLNFNEFKEQILEAFASWLRLRHRIPASMLASNPLVLTALSSLTSDVLSEASVNVISELIHYTAARYSDGVSSQLPLIQVIVPQVMNLKPQLRDPSKDEEDVKAIARLFADMGDSYVELIATGSDESMLIVHALLEVASHPEFDIASMTFNFWHNLQMILTDRDFFISSGNEASIEAERSRRLQIFHPSYESLVALVIFKVQYPADYAELSREDQKDFKQTRYAVADVLIDGALVLGGEATLKILYMKLVEALSCCGKDSSTDWRPAEAALYCIRAISDFVSVVESEIMPQIMSLFPKLPHQPQLLQTVCLTIGAYSKWLDASSSGLSFLPSVIDILVSGMSISEDTAAAASLAFRHICDDCCKKLCGSLDGLFQIYQRAVIGESTFKVSAEDSLHLVEALSKVITELPSEHAKKALEALCLPAVAPLQEIISQGPLVLGQKTARELTVHVDRLANIFRHVNHPEAVADTIHRLWPLFKAIFDLRAWDMRTMESLCRACKNAVRTSKRFMGVTVGAILEEIQGLYKQHHQPCFLYLSSEVIKIFGSDPTCANYLKILIESLFSQTTCLLTRIQEFTSRPDIADDCFLLASRCIRYCPQLFFPSPIFPPLVDCSMVGMTIQHREASNSILNFLSDIFDISKSSQGEIYLPIRDNVIVPRGPSITRILVACLTGALPNSQVETVTYALLALSRAYGVKTLEWAKETVSLIPSTAVTELERSKFLQALSNAQLGKDINDLKLPIEELSEVCRRNRTVQEIVQGALRPLELHIVTVS; this is translated from the exons ATGCTACTGAAGACATTTCACAAAGGTCCCCCCAAAGTTAGAACACAG ATTAGCCTTGCAGTTGCTGCGTTGGCTGTTCATGTACCTGCAGATGATTGGGGAGATGGTGGTATCGTTAATTGGATAATGGATGAGATAAACTCTCATCCTGAATATCTTCCAAGTTTTCTGGAGCTTCTTAGAGTCTTGCCCGAG GAAGCATTCAACTACAAGATATCAGCTCGGCCCGATAGACGCCGTCAATTTGAAAAAGAACTTGCTTCTGCCATGGAGGTTGCCCTTAGCATCTTGACTGCTTGTTTGAATTTCAATGAATTCAAGGAGCAG ATCCTTGAGGCTTTTGCTTCTTGGCTACGGCTAAGGCATAG GATCCCTGCATCTATGCTTGCTTCAAATCCGCTAGTGCTTACAGCTCTCTCAAGTCTGACCTCCGATGTGCTTTCAGAAGCCTCAGTTAATG TTATTTCTGAATTGATACACTACACAGCAGCTAGATACTCTGATGGAGTTTCTTCACAATTACCCTTAATTCAAGTAATTGTCCCACAAGTTATGAATCTAAAGCCACAACTTAGAGATCCATCCAAG GATGAGGAAGATGTAAAGGCCATTGCACGTCTATTTGCTGACATGGGCGATTCATATGTTGAATTGATTGCGACTG GATCTGATGAATCAATGCTGATTGTGCATGCATTACTTGAAGTTGCTTCACATCCAGAGTTTGACATTGCGTCAATGACTTTTAACTTCTGGCATAACCTGCAGATGATATTGACTGATAG GGATTTTTTCATATCTTCTGGTAATGAAGCTTCCATTGAAGCTGAAAGAAGTCGCAGGCTGCAGATTTTCCATCCATCATACGAGTCACTTGTTGCCTTG GTTATATTTAAAGTTCAATATCCTGCGGATTATGCAGAGTTGTCAAGGGAGGATCAAAAGGATTTTAAGCAAACTAGATATG CTGTTGCTGATGTCTTAATTGATGGAGCACTAGTTTTAGGTGGTGAAGCAACGCTGAAAATTCTGTATATGAAGCTTGTTGAG gctttaagTTGCTGTGGGAAGGATAGCAGTACAGATTGGCGTCCTGCTGAAGCTGCTCTGTATTGTATACGCGCTATATCAGATTTTGTTTCAGTCGTGGAATCTGAAATTATGCCGCAG ATTATGTCCTTGTTCCCGAAACTTCCTCATCAACCTCAATTACTGCAGACAG TATGTTTAACAATTGGAGCTTATTCAAAATGGCTTGATGCTTCGTCAAGTGGGCTTTCATTCCTTCCATCTGTCATAGATATTCTTGTTAGTGGTATGAGTATATCTGAAGATACAGCAGCGGCGGCTTCTTTGGCATTTAGACACATATGTGATG ATTGTTGCAAAAAACTGTGTGGGTCCTTAGATGGTTTGTTTCAAATATACCAAAGGGCAGTGATTGGAGAAAGTACTTTCAAGGTTTCAGCTGAAGATTCATTACATCTTGTTGAAGCTTTAAG CAAGGTAATCACGGAACTTCCTTCAGAGCATGCTAAGAAAGCCCTGGAAGCATTGTGCTTGCCAGCTGTTGCTCCTTTACAG GAGATTATTAGTCAAGGACCCTTGGTATTGGGGCAAAAAACTGCTCGTGAGCTTACTGTACATGTTGATCGACTTGCAAATATTTTTAG ACATGTAAATCATCCAGAAGCTGTGGCAGACACAATTCATAGGCTTTGGCCACTTTTCAAAGCCATCTTTGATCT TCGTGCATGGGACATGCGGACAATGGAATCTCTTTGTCGGGCTTGCAAAAATGCT GTGAGAACTTCTAAAAGGTTTATGGGAGTGACAGTTGGAGCAATTCTAGAGGAGATACAAGGACTGTACaaacaacaccaccaaccatGTTTCCTTTATCTCTCCAGTGAGGTTATTAAG ATATTTGGATCTGATCCTACTTGTGCAAACTACTTAAAAATATTGATCGAGTCTCTCTTTAGCCAAACAACATGCCTGCTAACGCGTATTCAGGAATTTACCTCCCGGCCAGACATAGCTGATGACTGTTTTTTGTTGGCGTCGAGGTGTATACGTTACTGTCCTCAGCTATTTTTCCCATCACCAATATTTCCACCATTAGTAGATTGTTCCATGGTTGGCATGACTATACAGCATAg GGAGGCTTCAAATTCTATATTGAACTTCTTGTCTGATATATTTGATATCAGCAAATCTAGTCAAGGAGAAATTTATTTACCTATAAGGGATAATGTTATAGTTCCTCGTGGGCCTAGCATTACCAGAATTTTGGTAGCATGCCTAACTGGAGCTCTTCCAAATTCACAAGTTGAAACG GTGACGTATGCGCTGCTAGCACTTTCTCGAGCTTATGGAGTTAAAACTCTTGAATGGGCCAAGGAGACTGTTTCTTTAATTCCATCTACAGCTGTTACGGAATTGGAAAGATCAAAGTTTTTACAAGCTTTGTCAAATGCACAACTTGGAAAGGATATTAATGATCTTAAGCTTCCAATTGAAGAGCTGTCAGAGGTTTGCCGGCGTAACCGGACAGTTCAAGAGATTGTTCAAGGAGCTTTAAGGCCGCTTGAATTGCACATAGTTACTGTATCATAG
- the LOC113742235 gene encoding transportin MOS14 isoform X4: MDEINSHPEYLPSFLELLRVLPEEAFNYKISARPDRRRQFEKELASAMEVALSILTACLNFNEFKEQILEAFASWLRLRHRIPASMLASNPLVLTALSSLTSDVLSEASVNVISELIHYTAARYSDGVSSQLPLIQVIVPQVMNLKPQLRDPSKDEEDVKAIARLFADMGDSYVELIATGSDESMLIVHALLEVASHPEFDIASMTFNFWHNLQMILTDRDFFISSGNEASIEAERSRRLQIFHPSYESLVALVIFKVQYPADYAELSREDQKDFKQTRYAVADVLIDGALVLGGEATLKILYMKLVEALSCCGKDSSTDWRPAEAALYCIRAISDFVSVVESEIMPQIMSLFPKLPHQPQLLQTVCLTIGAYSKWLDASSSGLSFLPSVIDILVSGMSISEDTAAAASLAFRHICDDCCKKLCGSLDGLFQIYQRAVIGESTFKVSAEDSLHLVEALSKVITELPSEHAKKALEALCLPAVAPLQEIISQGPLVLGQKTARELTVHVDRLANIFRHVNHPEAVADTIHRLWPLFKAIFDLRAWDMRTMESLCRACKNAVRTSKRFMGVTVGAILEEIQGLYKQHHQPCFLYLSSEVIKIFGSDPTCANYLKILIESLFSQTTCLLTRIQEFTSRPDIADDCFLLASRCIRYCPQLFFPSPIFPPLVDCSMVGMTIQHREASNSILNFLSDIFDISKSSQGEIYLPIRDNVIVPRGPSITRILVACLTGALPNSQVETVTYALLALSRAYGVKTLEWAKETVSLIPSTAVTELERSKFLQALSNAQLGKDINDLKLPIEELSEVCRRNRTVQEIVQGALRPLELHIVTVS, encoded by the exons ATGGATGAGATAAACTCTCATCCTGAATATCTTCCAAGTTTTCTGGAGCTTCTTAGAGTCTTGCCCGAG GAAGCATTCAACTACAAGATATCAGCTCGGCCCGATAGACGCCGTCAATTTGAAAAAGAACTTGCTTCTGCCATGGAGGTTGCCCTTAGCATCTTGACTGCTTGTTTGAATTTCAATGAATTCAAGGAGCAG ATCCTTGAGGCTTTTGCTTCTTGGCTACGGCTAAGGCATAG GATCCCTGCATCTATGCTTGCTTCAAATCCGCTAGTGCTTACAGCTCTCTCAAGTCTGACCTCCGATGTGCTTTCAGAAGCCTCAGTTAATG TTATTTCTGAATTGATACACTACACAGCAGCTAGATACTCTGATGGAGTTTCTTCACAATTACCCTTAATTCAAGTAATTGTCCCACAAGTTATGAATCTAAAGCCACAACTTAGAGATCCATCCAAG GATGAGGAAGATGTAAAGGCCATTGCACGTCTATTTGCTGACATGGGCGATTCATATGTTGAATTGATTGCGACTG GATCTGATGAATCAATGCTGATTGTGCATGCATTACTTGAAGTTGCTTCACATCCAGAGTTTGACATTGCGTCAATGACTTTTAACTTCTGGCATAACCTGCAGATGATATTGACTGATAG GGATTTTTTCATATCTTCTGGTAATGAAGCTTCCATTGAAGCTGAAAGAAGTCGCAGGCTGCAGATTTTCCATCCATCATACGAGTCACTTGTTGCCTTG GTTATATTTAAAGTTCAATATCCTGCGGATTATGCAGAGTTGTCAAGGGAGGATCAAAAGGATTTTAAGCAAACTAGATATG CTGTTGCTGATGTCTTAATTGATGGAGCACTAGTTTTAGGTGGTGAAGCAACGCTGAAAATTCTGTATATGAAGCTTGTTGAG gctttaagTTGCTGTGGGAAGGATAGCAGTACAGATTGGCGTCCTGCTGAAGCTGCTCTGTATTGTATACGCGCTATATCAGATTTTGTTTCAGTCGTGGAATCTGAAATTATGCCGCAG ATTATGTCCTTGTTCCCGAAACTTCCTCATCAACCTCAATTACTGCAGACAG TATGTTTAACAATTGGAGCTTATTCAAAATGGCTTGATGCTTCGTCAAGTGGGCTTTCATTCCTTCCATCTGTCATAGATATTCTTGTTAGTGGTATGAGTATATCTGAAGATACAGCAGCGGCGGCTTCTTTGGCATTTAGACACATATGTGATG ATTGTTGCAAAAAACTGTGTGGGTCCTTAGATGGTTTGTTTCAAATATACCAAAGGGCAGTGATTGGAGAAAGTACTTTCAAGGTTTCAGCTGAAGATTCATTACATCTTGTTGAAGCTTTAAG CAAGGTAATCACGGAACTTCCTTCAGAGCATGCTAAGAAAGCCCTGGAAGCATTGTGCTTGCCAGCTGTTGCTCCTTTACAG GAGATTATTAGTCAAGGACCCTTGGTATTGGGGCAAAAAACTGCTCGTGAGCTTACTGTACATGTTGATCGACTTGCAAATATTTTTAG ACATGTAAATCATCCAGAAGCTGTGGCAGACACAATTCATAGGCTTTGGCCACTTTTCAAAGCCATCTTTGATCT TCGTGCATGGGACATGCGGACAATGGAATCTCTTTGTCGGGCTTGCAAAAATGCT GTGAGAACTTCTAAAAGGTTTATGGGAGTGACAGTTGGAGCAATTCTAGAGGAGATACAAGGACTGTACaaacaacaccaccaaccatGTTTCCTTTATCTCTCCAGTGAGGTTATTAAG ATATTTGGATCTGATCCTACTTGTGCAAACTACTTAAAAATATTGATCGAGTCTCTCTTTAGCCAAACAACATGCCTGCTAACGCGTATTCAGGAATTTACCTCCCGGCCAGACATAGCTGATGACTGTTTTTTGTTGGCGTCGAGGTGTATACGTTACTGTCCTCAGCTATTTTTCCCATCACCAATATTTCCACCATTAGTAGATTGTTCCATGGTTGGCATGACTATACAGCATAg GGAGGCTTCAAATTCTATATTGAACTTCTTGTCTGATATATTTGATATCAGCAAATCTAGTCAAGGAGAAATTTATTTACCTATAAGGGATAATGTTATAGTTCCTCGTGGGCCTAGCATTACCAGAATTTTGGTAGCATGCCTAACTGGAGCTCTTCCAAATTCACAAGTTGAAACG GTGACGTATGCGCTGCTAGCACTTTCTCGAGCTTATGGAGTTAAAACTCTTGAATGGGCCAAGGAGACTGTTTCTTTAATTCCATCTACAGCTGTTACGGAATTGGAAAGATCAAAGTTTTTACAAGCTTTGTCAAATGCACAACTTGGAAAGGATATTAATGATCTTAAGCTTCCAATTGAAGAGCTGTCAGAGGTTTGCCGGCGTAACCGGACAGTTCAAGAGATTGTTCAAGGAGCTTTAAGGCCGCTTGAATTGCACATAGTTACTGTATCATAG